CCCAGACGATGATCTTCTTGTCGGCGCCGCCACTGATGAGGATGTCTTTGCCTCGGAGCCTGGCGCAGACGACTGCTTTGACAAAGTCTGCGTGGCCGATGTACTTTTTCCCTGGTGTCTTGGTGTCCAAGTCCCAAGACCAGACTGACTTGTCCCAGGCACCAGCAAAGAGTGTCCCGTTATTTGGGCCTCCGACGGTGACACAGCTgactggtgttgttgggccGCGATAGACTGCTTTGGTGTTTTCAGGATCCTGTTCACTATCAGCATATGCTGTGGGTTGCTAAGGAATCCAATCATTTACCTCAAAgtccaccctcctcacagcTCCTGCAGACTCGGCAACCAAGATAGCAGAAGACGGGGATCTGGGGTCCAGCACAGCTGCGAGGATCTTGGACTTTAAGACGATGGGGTTGCCGTATCTGTTGCCAGACTTGGCCGCCCTTCTTTGCCTTGTGGCCTGCTCTGCACTTTGTTGGTGTATAGGTTAGCTCGTGATCCAAACACTCACGAATAGGGGCCCCTGTCAGTTTGGATAACTCACTCTGTCTCGAAAAAGTGACCTGGGTCTGAGGACTGCATCTTGACTGCGGGGTTATCGATTTTGAACTGGGAAAAAGGagacaaaagaagagaaaaacagCCCCTGACTTATAGATCTGGAAATACAGCTGCCTGGCCACCCGGAAGATGTATATTCTGCTGCCTTCAGTTCATGATAGTGTAATCAGTGGTCACCAGCGGATCAGTGCAAGCCCGACAGAAGGGGATGGACATGCCAGGCGGTGACAGCTGACAGTTCTTGATGCGTGGTGTAGTGTAAGTGGGACACGGGCCAATTGAGGCGGGGCACGACAGCAGCGAAACGCGACCGCTAAATTGAAACGCGGTGAGACGCGTCTCCTTTTCAGCGGATGTTTCCTGGGGCGCAACTTTCACCGCCCAGCTGCTCAAACATCCCCGTCGGTTGGATATCCACAGGGGACTgctacgacgacgacaagtaCACCTCTGCTGAGTTACTGGTTCATCTATGCGATAATAGAACGGATCGACTCAGAGTAAACACCACAATGGCGTCGTCGGTCATCGCATCCCGACCAAGGGCTCGCCCAGCCCACACCTCGGGCACCACGAAATGCGCCTACACTCCAGACGGAACAAAGCTGGTCACTGTCGGCTCCAACAATACCATTCGTGTGTACAAGACCGGCTCAGACGGCGAGCCTGACAATGTGGACGACTGCCAGGAACAAAATGTTGCGGTATCAACAAGCAACAAGTTCTTCGTTGCCGGCTCGGAAGATGGCACTCTCGCTTACTACTCGCTCGAGACCAACATGTTTGACCGCCTCCTGACGCGGACAAGCCTCCCAGTTCGCGATGTTGCCCTCTCTCCAGACGACAAGTGGTGCGCTGTTGCTAGTGACGAGCTTACGGTCAAGCTGGTCAACATGGAGGATACCACGAACCTGCTTACGCTGAAGGAGCATGGAGAGCAGACGAAGCATATCTCGTTCGACCCCAAGGGCACCATGCTTGCGGTCTCATGTACCAATGGGATCATCTACATTTACTCTTTGACGACGGATCATCCCGAGCTTATTCGAAAGGTGGACGGTGTCATTGGCAGGGTGCAGACCGACTCCGAGGCCTCGACCAAGGTGGTCTGGCACCCTGATGGCCGTGCTTTTGCGGTGCCCACACCTACGAGGGATATTCAGGTTGTGTCCAAGAATGACTGGGAGAAGCAAAGGGTGTTTTCCAACGGGCATGAGGGAGATGTCACGGCTCTTGCTTGGTCTCCCAACGGAGCGTTGCTCGCCTCAGCCGGCAAGGACAGGAAGCTCTTGATTTGGTCCACCAAGGACCAGAGCGTGGTCGCCAGATATGAGTACCCCAACGTCGTCGACATCGCCTGGCACCCAACCAAAAACCTGGCCTCCTTCACTACCTCTAATGGAGAAGTGTTCATCAGCCCAGAGTTCGTCTCGGAGCAGTTTGCTTCCATGCTCAAGCTCCCCCGGCAACCGGCCCCTTTTATTCACGACCCCCTTGAAGGAATCTCCAATGGCCTCGACAGACAACCCCTTCCTAGCCGTCCCCGAGCTGGTACGCCAGATAGCTTCGACGAcctccttgatgatgacgTAGTAGAGGAGGATGACTTTGTTgtggacgacgacggtgCGGGCTATGCGCTCAACACCGGCCGAAAGCGTCCCGCAGACGACACCACCGACGGccaacccccttccaaaCGAGCCAACTATgccctccaactccaacaccacccccctttccaacccgGCTCCACCCCCTGGCGCGGCAACAGAAAGTACCTCTGCCTCAACCTAATAGGCTTCATCTGGACTGTCGACCAAGACAGCCACCACACCGTCACGGTCGAATTCTACGACCACGAATTCCACCGCGACTTCCACTTCACCGACACGTTCCTCTACGACCAAGCCTgcctcaccaacaccggctCCTTGTTCTCCTGCCCACCAAAAGACGACGCCCCGGCTGTGGTCTTTTACCGTCCCCACGAGACCTGGACGCAGAGAAACGACTGGCGGATTTCCCTGCCGAAGGGTGAAGCCGTGTTGGCCATGGCCCTAGGCGAGAATTTTATTACTGTCACCACCACGGCGAATTACGTTCGGGTGTACACCCTCTTTGGTATTCCCTACCGAGTCTACCGCCCCAAGTCCAGCCCCGTGGTCACCTGCGCGGGATGGAACGACTACATCATGACGATTGGCAACGGCCCAGTAGGCGCGGACGGGATGTCCAGGCTCTTGTACTCCATCTACAACATCAAGCGGGATGAAATCTGCCAAAACGAAGACATTGTCGCCTTGCCGGACGGTGCCTCGTTGAAATCAGTCTTTTTTTCCGATGTTGGCGTAAagccccccccctttttttttttcccaccccaccacccagccCTTCTAACTTTGCGTAATAGGACCCATGTATATACGACACAACAGGAACCCTcctaaccctcctccactggcgcctcccctcccgcgcCTACTGGGTTCCCCTCTTgtcaacctccctcctcccacgtCTCGCCTCGGGCCGAAAAAAGGAATCTTACTTCCCCATCGCGGTGGCGGACAATAAATTCCATTGCATCATCCTAAAAGGAGGGGATCAGTACCCTTACTTTCCCCGGCCTTTACTCTCCGAATTCGAGTTTTCCATCCCGCTTTCTGGACCGCCCAAACCTAAAAAgtcaaaaccaaccaacgacgacgatgacatgATGCTCGATCAATCCTCAGACTCGGATGGAGAGGACGACGCGGCCGGGGAGAGTGATAAATTGATCCAAGGGTTCATGCT
This window of the Podospora pseudoanserina strain CBS 124.78 chromosome 3, whole genome shotgun sequence genome carries:
- the mcl1 gene encoding DNA polymerase alpha accessory factor Mcl1 (BUSCO:EOG09260S2Z; COG:S; EggNog:ENOG503NW5X), producing MASSVIASRPRARPAHTSGTTKCAYTPDGTKLVTVGSNNTIRVYKTGSDGEPDNVDDCQEQNVAVSTSNKFFVAGSEDGTLAYYSLETNMFDRLLTRTSLPVRDVALSPDDKWCAVASDELTVKLVNMEDTTNLLTLKEHGEQTKHISFDPKGTMLAVSCTNGIIYIYSLTTDHPELIRKVDGVIGRVQTDSEASTKVVWHPDGRAFAVPTPTRDIQVVSKNDWEKQRVFSNGHEGDVTALAWSPNGALLASAGKDRKLLIWSTKDQSVVARYEYPNVVDIAWHPTKNLASFTTSNGEVFISPEFVSEQFASMLKLPRQPAPFIHDPLEGISNGLDRQPLPSRPRAGTPDSFDDLLDDDVVEEDDFVVDDDGAGYALNTGRKRPADDTTDGQPPSKRANYALQLQHHPPFQPGSTPWRGNRKYLCLNLIGFIWTVDQDSHHTVTVEFYDHEFHRDFHFTDTFLYDQACLTNTGSLFSCPPKDDAPAVVFYRPHETWTQRNDWRISLPKGEAVLAMALGENFITVTTTANYVRVYTLFGIPYRVYRPKSSPVVTCAGWNDYIMTIGNGPVGADGMSRLLYSIYNIKRDEICQNEDIVALPDGASLKSVFFSDVGDPCIYDTTGTLLTLLHWRLPSRAYWVPLLSTSLLPRLASGRKKESYFPIAVADNKFHCIILKGGDQYPYFPRPLLSEFEFSIPLSGPPKPKKSKPTNDDDDMMLDQSSDSDGEDDAAGESDKLIQGFMLKSIQASQLDDLLDATQSTASQRALRSRLSLEIDKTLLQLLAVECREGGEERGMRALEVVKLMRDTSGKMIEAAGKIAERYGRTVLGEKIREYGEERVGKQIRSRSDGRMSTHNHRGFGSGDESDF